In the genome of Telluria mixta, the window CCTGGCGGCCGCCGACGAGGTGCGATTCGACCATCACGCCGACGATGCGCGTATCGCCCGCCGCGATCTGGCTGCCGATGTCCGCGCACACGGGCACCTGGTTCTGCGGGTTCTTGCTGCTGTTGGCGTGCGACGCGTCGATCATCAGGCGGCTCGCGAGACCGTTGGCGGCGAGCTGCTTGCAGGCGTCCTCGACGCTGGCCGCGTCGTAGTTCGGTGCCTTGCCGCCGCGCAGGATGATGTGGCAGTCCTCGTTGCCCGCGGTCGACACGATCGCCGAGTGGCCACCCTTCGTCACGGACAGGAAGTGGTGCGGCTGCGAAGCGGCCTTGATCGCATCGGCCGCGATCTTGATGTTGCCGTCGGTGCCGTTCTTGAAGCCCACCGGGCACGACAGGCCGGACGCCAGCTCGCGGTGCACCTGCGATTCCGTCGTGCGGGCACCGATGGCGCCCCAGCTGATCAGGTCGGCAATGTACTGCGGGCTGATCACGTCGAGGAATTCGGTGCCCGCCGGCAGGCCCAGTTCATTGATGTCGCGCAGCAGTTCGCGTGCCATGCGCAGGCCGTCGTTGATGCGGAAGCTGTTGTCCATGTACGGGTCGTTGATCATGCCCTTCCAGCCGACCGTCGTGCGCGGCTTCTCGAAGTACACGCGCATGATCACTTCCAGCTCGCCGGCGAAGCGGTGGCGCTGCTCGACGAGGCGGCGGGCATATTCCATCGCGGCGTTCGGATCGTGGATCGAGCACGGGCCGATCACGACCATCAGGCGGTCGTCCTGGCCGTGCAGGATGCGATGCAGCGCCACGCGCGCCTGCGACGCGACCTGTTCCGCTTCCGGGGTCACCGGGAATTCGCGGATCAGGTGCGAGGGCGGCGTCAGTTCCTTCATTTCGCGGATGCGTAAGTCGTCGGTGCGAGGCATTGCTGTTCTCCGTTCTGATCTGTATGAAATTCTGGGTGCGTAAAAAAAAAGACCGCCAGCTCGGCGGTCTTTTGGATTTTTGTGTCGGACTCTGTTCTGTTGCTGCGTGAACCTGCCGCTACTCCACCGCCGTTGGGCTGGAATGGCTAAACCAAAAATAAAAGGTAAAGAAAACGGCGTGGCGCATGGAGAAGTTCCGAAGTAGTCGATTGACTATAACAACATTGCATCGACGTTGGCAAGACTTTATTTGGCCTGTGATCTGTCGGTTACGGTTGCCTATACAGGCGATCGGTTGCGTCAACCCGACACCTTTTTCCGCTGTACCGGAGACGCTTGAGAGATGTCAGTTGTCTGCCCGGACGAAATGCAAAAGTCATAAGGAGCCCCGGACGCATGCACACCGGGTCGTTTTCCCAAATCGCATTGGAGTCTGGACATGACTGAAACCCCGATATCCCGGACGATCCGACGCCTGTTCACAGGCGGGAGCGCCATCGGCCTCACGATCCTGGCGCTGCCGGCGCTGGCCCAGGAAGTGGCGCCCAAGCCGGTCCCGCGCGTCGAGATCACCGGCTCGAACATCCGCCGCTCCGAGGCGGAAACGGCATCGTCCGTCATCACCGTGAACCGCGCCGACATCGAGCGGTCCGGCAAGGCCACCGTGGCCGAGCTGCTGCAGACGCTGGCCGTCGACAACCAGGGCTCCGTGCCCACCACGTTCGGCAACGGCTTCGCCGCCGGCGCCTCGGGCATCTCGCTGCGCGGCCTGGGCGCGGCGTCCACGCTCGTGCTGCTGAACGGCCGCCGCATGGCCCCGTACGGCCTCGCCGACGACGGCCAGAAGCAGTTCACGGACCTGAACGTGATCCCGACGGATGCCGTCGAGCGCGTCGAGGTGCTGAAGGACGGCGCGTCGGCCATCTACGGTTCGGATGCCATCGCCGGCGTCGTCAACATCATCCTGCGCCGCGACTTCCAGGGCAATACGGTGCGCTTCTCGCGCGGTGCCAGCGACGACTGGGACGGCAAGCGCATGAACGTCGCCTTCACCAAGGGCATCGGCAGCCTCGACACCGACCGCTACAATGTCCTGTTCAGCATCGAGTACAAGAAGTTCGACGAGATCTGGTACCGCGACCGCGCGGACCGCGACTGGATCGGCCGCAACGACCTGCGCCGCTGGGGCTATTCGGCCGACCAGGCGCTCGGCGGTACCGGTGCCATCCTGCCCGGCACCGGCACGGCCGGCAATGCCATCAACGGCAACGTGCGCAATCCGGCCGACCCGACCAATTACTACAACCGCGGCAACCTGGCCGGCCCCGGCTTCACCCGCACCTTCCCCGGCGCGGCCTGCTCCAACTTCACCAGCCACCCGCAGGGCGATCCCGGCGGCGGCTGCCTGATCGACGCCTCGCTGCAGTACAACCAGATCGAGCCGAAGCAGGAAAACCTGAGCTTCTTCCTGCGCGGCACGATGCAGTTGAATCCGGCGCTCCAGCTGTACAGCGAATTCAACTGGTACACGAGCCAGACGGACACCGCCACGACGCCCTCCTCCGTCAGCGCCTCGGTGGGCTTCCCCGGCGGGCCCGTGAACAATGCCGTCGTCCAGCTCGGCGCGAACCATCCGGACAACCCGTATTTCGGCACGGCCGCGCGGATCCGCTACCTGGCCGCCGACGTCGGCCCGCGCGTCTCGAACATCGACTCGAACTTCCTGCGCTGGCTCGGCGGCGCCAGGGGCACGAACTACGGCTGGGACTGGGACTCCTCCCTGCTGTTCTCGCACAACCACGTCAACAACAATCAGAACGGCTTCCTGCAGCGCGACGTCGCCTTCGCCCTGCTCAATCCCACCCCCGCCAACATCGCGGCGGCGGCGGTGAACAGCCCGGCCTATGCGGCGCTGCCGCTGGGCACCTTCTGGCGCATCGCCGAGAACGCGGGCCTGAATTCGCCGGCGGTGTACGCCGCGCTGTCGCCGACCATCGGCAACAGGGCCAACACGAAGATCGGCCAGATCGACTTCAAGGCCACGCGCGAATTCGGCGGTATTCCCTACCTGGCCGGCAACCTGGGCCTGGCGCTGGGCACCGAATTCCGCCACGAGATGACGGAGCTGATGCCCACCACCGGTACGGAGCGGGGCAATGTCATCGGCCTGGGATACTCGGCCTATTCCGGTGCCCGCAACGTGTTCGCGCTGTACGGCGAGGGCCTCGCGCCGCTGCCGTTCAACGTGGAAGCGTCGGCGGCCCTGCGCTACGACCACTTCACCGACGTCGGCAGTTCGTACACGCCGAAGTTCGGCCTGAAGTGGACGCCGGTGCGCGAATTCGCGCTGCGCGGCACGTTCGCGCGGGGCTTTCGCGCGCCGAGTCCGGCCGAGAACGGCGTCGGCGGCCTCGCCGCCTTCTCGACCGCGGCCGACCCGGCGCGCTGCGCACTGGGCGTGACGAACGCCTGCAACCCGGCATCGGTGGCGCTGATCACGTCGCCCAACCCGAACCTGTCGCCGGAACGGTCGAAGAGCTACACGCTGGGCGTCATCTGGGATCCGCTGCCGCGCACGAGCATCTCCGTGGACTATTGGAAGATCAAGCGCAAGAACGAGATCAACCAGGAACAGGTCGACGCCGCCATCGCCGCCGGCAGCGTGGCACGCGACCCGGGCAGCGTGAGCGGCATCCCGGGCGACCCGGGCCAGATCACGGCCGTGCTGACCCGCTACGTCAACTCCGCCCAGAGCAAGGTGCGCGGCCTCGACGTGGATGCGCGCTACAACCACCGCCTGCCGGACGCGTGGGGCAATGCCACGTTCGACGTGAAGTACACGCACATCTTCGAATGGCTGCGCACCGAACAGGACGGCACGTCGCGCGAATTCGCCGGCACGCACGGCAACTGCGACGTGACGAACTGCACGGGCACGCCGGCC includes:
- the aroG gene encoding 3-deoxy-7-phosphoheptulonate synthase AroG, which produces MPRTDDLRIREMKELTPPSHLIREFPVTPEAEQVASQARVALHRILHGQDDRLMVVIGPCSIHDPNAAMEYARRLVEQRHRFAGELEVIMRVYFEKPRTTVGWKGMINDPYMDNSFRINDGLRMARELLRDINELGLPAGTEFLDVISPQYIADLISWGAIGARTTESQVHRELASGLSCPVGFKNGTDGNIKIAADAIKAASQPHHFLSVTKGGHSAIVSTAGNEDCHIILRGGKAPNYDAASVEDACKQLAANGLASRLMIDASHANSSKNPQNQVPVCADIGSQIAAGDTRIVGVMVESHLVGGRQDLVPGKELTYGQSVTDGCIDWETSIAVLENLAASVRARRLRDDA
- a CDS encoding TonB-dependent receptor, which gives rise to MTETPISRTIRRLFTGGSAIGLTILALPALAQEVAPKPVPRVEITGSNIRRSEAETASSVITVNRADIERSGKATVAELLQTLAVDNQGSVPTTFGNGFAAGASGISLRGLGAASTLVLLNGRRMAPYGLADDGQKQFTDLNVIPTDAVERVEVLKDGASAIYGSDAIAGVVNIILRRDFQGNTVRFSRGASDDWDGKRMNVAFTKGIGSLDTDRYNVLFSIEYKKFDEIWYRDRADRDWIGRNDLRRWGYSADQALGGTGAILPGTGTAGNAINGNVRNPADPTNYYNRGNLAGPGFTRTFPGAACSNFTSHPQGDPGGGCLIDASLQYNQIEPKQENLSFFLRGTMQLNPALQLYSEFNWYTSQTDTATTPSSVSASVGFPGGPVNNAVVQLGANHPDNPYFGTAARIRYLAADVGPRVSNIDSNFLRWLGGARGTNYGWDWDSSLLFSHNHVNNNQNGFLQRDVAFALLNPTPANIAAAAVNSPAYAALPLGTFWRIAENAGLNSPAVYAALSPTIGNRANTKIGQIDFKATREFGGIPYLAGNLGLALGTEFRHEMTELMPTTGTERGNVIGLGYSAYSGARNVFALYGEGLAPLPFNVEASAALRYDHFTDVGSSYTPKFGLKWTPVREFALRGTFARGFRAPSPAENGVGGLAAFSTAADPARCALGVTNACNPASVALITSPNPNLSPERSKSYTLGVIWDPLPRTSISVDYWKIKRKNEINQEQVDAAIAAGSVARDPGSVSGIPGDPGQITAVLTRYVNSAQSKVRGLDVDARYNHRLPDAWGNATFDVKYTHIFEWLRTEQDGTSREFAGTHGNCDVTNCTGTPADRVNMRFGWDRNNLRVSANVNYRGVLENRFFRGDPSGCAVTFANGADAPNGCELASFTTVDLVVRWKPQQRWEVFGSVQNLFDKIAPLDPLTYGAQAYNPLDYEGARGRYFTLGARYSF